A window of Mustela nigripes isolate SB6536 chromosome 9, MUSNIG.SB6536, whole genome shotgun sequence contains these coding sequences:
- the BRD3OS gene encoding putative uncharacterized protein BRD3OS, with the protein MSGRVPLAEKALSESYARLRYRDTSLLIWQQQQQQLESGPPGTYLSRSRSMWYSQYGNEAILVRDRHKLGVSRDTGRSKFCTIM; encoded by the coding sequence ATGAGCGGCCGTGTGCCGCTGGCAGAGAAAGCTCTGTCCGAAAGCTACGCCCGGCTGCGGTACCGGGACACGTCCTTGCTTAtctggcagcagcagcagcagcagctggaatCGGGGCCCCCCGGGACCTACCTGAGCAGGAGCCGTAGCATGTGGTACTCACAGTACGGAAATGAGGCCATCCTGGTGCGGGACAGACACAAGCTTGGAGTCTCTCGGGACACAGGCCGATCCAAGTTCTGTACCATCATGTAG